From Streptomyces showdoensis, the proteins below share one genomic window:
- a CDS encoding IS110 family transposase, whose translation MDVFCGIDWAEGHHDVALVDDTGKLLAKCRINDDLDGYRLLLDLLVEHGDSAETPIPVAIETSRGLLVATLRQGPRQIYAANPMAASRYRDRHGVSRKKSDPGDALVLANIIRTDAPMHRPLPADTDLAQAVAVLARAQQDAVWNRQQVANQLRSLLREYFPAMIEAFRDKQGTLTRPDARRILAVAPTPALAAKLQMWKLTAMLRRAGRRRGIETDAERIQQLFREEAPRQLPLVEDAMGKQAQALLLQLDAACQAVDDLARATEEAFRSHPDASIMLSLPGIGPQVGARILGEIGDDRTRFATAGGLKAYAGSAPITRASGKRRYVGRRFVKNNRLNHVGHLWAFASISGSTGAEAHYRRRRAGGDWHMQALRHLFNRMLGQFHHCLLARTPFDESIAFPTQPLRAGTAAR comes from the coding sequence GTGGACGTGTTCTGTGGGATCGACTGGGCGGAGGGACACCACGACGTCGCGCTCGTGGACGACACCGGCAAGCTGCTGGCCAAGTGCCGGATCAATGATGACTTGGACGGCTACCGGCTGCTGCTGGACCTCCTGGTCGAGCACGGCGACTCCGCGGAGACGCCGATCCCGGTGGCCATCGAGACCAGCCGCGGCCTACTGGTCGCCACGCTGAGGCAGGGCCCCCGGCAGATCTACGCCGCCAATCCGATGGCCGCCTCCCGCTACCGTGACCGGCACGGCGTCAGCCGCAAGAAGTCGGACCCAGGCGACGCCCTGGTGCTGGCGAACATCATCCGCACCGACGCTCCGATGCACCGCCCGCTGCCCGCCGACACCGACCTGGCCCAGGCGGTCGCCGTCCTGGCCCGCGCACAGCAGGACGCGGTCTGGAACCGCCAACAGGTCGCCAACCAGCTCCGATCCCTGCTCAGGGAATACTTTCCGGCGATGATCGAGGCCTTCCGGGACAAACAGGGAACTCTGACCCGCCCCGATGCCCGCCGGATCCTGGCCGTCGCACCCACACCTGCCTTGGCCGCCAAGCTGCAGATGTGGAAGCTGACCGCCATGCTCCGGCGAGCCGGCCGCCGCCGCGGCATCGAAACCGACGCCGAACGAATCCAGCAGCTCTTCCGCGAGGAAGCCCCTCGGCAGCTGCCCCTCGTTGAGGACGCCATGGGCAAGCAGGCACAGGCCCTGCTCCTGCAGCTGGACGCGGCCTGCCAGGCGGTCGACGACCTGGCGCGGGCCACTGAGGAGGCCTTTCGCTCGCACCCGGACGCCTCGATCATGCTGAGCCTTCCCGGCATCGGCCCTCAGGTCGGTGCCCGCATTCTGGGCGAGATCGGAGACGACCGGACCCGGTTCGCCACGGCTGGTGGGCTGAAGGCTTACGCTGGCTCGGCCCCGATCACCCGGGCCTCTGGCAAGCGTCGCTATGTCGGCCGCCGGTTCGTGAAAAACAACCGGCTCAACCACGTCGGCCACCTGTGGGCCTTCGCCTCCATCAGCGGTTCTACCGGGGCGGAGGCCCACTACCGGCGCCGCCGAGCGGGAGGGGACTGGCACATGCAGGCACTGCGGCACCTGTTCAACCGGATGCTCGGCCAGTTCCACCACTGCCTCCTGGCGCGCACTCCCTTCGATGAATCGATCGCCTTTCCCACACAGCCGCTACGAGCCGGGACAGCCGCTAGGTGA
- a CDS encoding DUF1206 domain-containing protein codes for MAVNGSSWAAVRRGARGEVIRAGARAGFVARGVLYLLVGVLAVRIGVTGSNEQADRGGALTEVAATPFGAGLLWALGAGLAGMAVWRLCEALFGSAGPKGGSAGKRALSGVRCVFYGVSSFLVLAFAAGDRGSGAGSTDRQSRDVTGRLLALPGGQWWVGAAAAGFVGAGLWIAGRAVLRAYRKHLAWGGMTKPQRRFMDVTGIGGGVGRGLVFGAVGYFGLRAAVTFDPKESKGMDDAIRSFAQTPVGPWLLVAVAVGLVLFGVFSFGQAKWRDV; via the coding sequence ATGGCTGTAAACGGGTCGTCGTGGGCTGCTGTGAGGCGTGGGGCACGGGGGGAGGTGATTCGTGCGGGTGCCCGGGCGGGTTTCGTGGCGCGGGGTGTGCTGTACCTGCTGGTCGGAGTCCTGGCCGTACGCATAGGAGTGACGGGCTCGAACGAGCAGGCCGATCGGGGCGGGGCTCTCACCGAGGTCGCCGCGACACCCTTCGGGGCCGGGCTGCTGTGGGCGCTGGGTGCCGGGCTTGCGGGGATGGCGGTGTGGCGGCTCTGCGAGGCGCTGTTCGGCTCGGCGGGGCCCAAGGGCGGCAGTGCGGGCAAGCGCGCCCTGTCCGGCGTCCGGTGCGTGTTCTACGGGGTTTCCTCGTTTTTGGTCCTGGCTTTCGCGGCCGGTGACCGGGGGAGCGGGGCGGGTTCCACCGACCGGCAGAGCCGGGACGTCACCGGGCGCCTTCTGGCTCTGCCCGGCGGGCAGTGGTGGGTGGGCGCCGCGGCCGCGGGGTTTGTCGGCGCGGGTTTGTGGATCGCGGGCCGGGCGGTACTGCGCGCCTACCGCAAGCACCTGGCCTGGGGCGGGATGACGAAGCCTCAGCGGCGGTTCATGGACGTGACGGGAATCGGTGGAGGGGTGGGACGCGGGCTCGTCTTCGGCGCGGTGGGCTACTTCGGCTTGCGGGCGGCGGTCACCTTCGACCCGAAGGAGTCCAAGGGCATGGACGACGCCATCCGCTCTTTCGCCCAGACGCCTGTGGGGCCGTGGCTCTTGGTCGCCGTGGCCGTCGGACTCGTCCTCTTCGGTGTGTTCTCCTTCGGCCAGGCCAAGTGGCGCGACGTCTGA
- a CDS encoding LysR family transcriptional regulator: MQLDLNLLAALDALLEEGSVAGAAARLHVTAPAMSRSLGRIRRTTGDQILVRTGRTMTPTPYAIAVREQVHELLHQVQGVLAPSRELDLATLERTFTLRWHDSLVALSGPALLTAVRRQAPGVRLRFVAESSTDTPELRRGEVDLEANANNPSAPDIRAETVGETPLVIVVRQGHPLTRARTLTAQQYADAEHVSVSRRGNLSNALDDALAHLGLTRRVVATAPTEAAALEFARGSDLLISVPEATTRSAAADPGLAVLPLPLELPPAPVYLSWHQRYDTDHAHTWLRGLARTALATCAAPPSAPSGRLTPPPTRSP; encoded by the coding sequence ATGCAATTGGATTTGAATCTGCTCGCCGCCCTCGACGCGCTACTGGAGGAGGGAAGCGTGGCCGGGGCAGCAGCACGCCTGCACGTCACCGCCCCCGCGATGAGCCGGAGCCTGGGCCGGATCCGGCGCACGACCGGGGACCAGATCCTGGTCCGCACCGGCCGCACGATGACCCCGACGCCGTATGCGATCGCCGTCCGGGAACAGGTACACGAGCTGCTGCACCAGGTCCAGGGGGTGCTGGCACCCAGCCGGGAACTCGACCTGGCCACACTGGAGCGCACCTTCACACTCCGCTGGCACGATTCCCTTGTCGCTCTGAGCGGCCCCGCACTGCTCACGGCCGTGCGCCGGCAGGCGCCGGGCGTGCGATTGCGTTTCGTCGCGGAATCGAGCACCGACACCCCCGAGCTGCGGCGCGGCGAGGTCGACCTGGAAGCGAACGCCAACAACCCGAGCGCACCGGACATCCGGGCCGAGACCGTAGGCGAGACCCCCCTCGTCATCGTCGTGAGGCAAGGGCACCCCCTCACCCGCGCCAGGACCCTCACCGCACAGCAGTACGCCGACGCCGAGCACGTCTCCGTCTCCCGACGCGGAAACCTCAGCAACGCCCTCGACGACGCCCTCGCACACCTCGGCCTCACCCGCCGCGTCGTGGCGACCGCGCCCACGGAAGCAGCCGCACTGGAGTTCGCGCGCGGCTCCGATCTCCTGATCAGCGTCCCCGAAGCCACCACACGCTCAGCGGCCGCCGACCCCGGCCTGGCCGTACTCCCCCTCCCACTCGAACTGCCGCCGGCACCGGTATACCTGTCGTGGCATCAGCGCTACGACACCGACCACGCCCACACCTGGCTGCGCGGGCTGGCACGCACCGCGCTGGCCACGTGCGCAGCGCCGCCCTCGGCGCCGTCCGGGCGCCTCACCCCTCCGCCCACACGATCACCTTGA
- a CDS encoding Ku protein, translating into MPRPIGNGAISLGLVTVPITLEPATETQDVHFRQVHVEDGGRVRYQKRREIDGQVLTEDVIGKAYEVTKDELIPITEDDLSGMPPPTARAIEVVAFIDAGNVSFGTGDYCPRPKGEVANKPYTLLRQALSRTDKVAVVKYALRGRERLGLLRPVGETQRS; encoded by the coding sequence ATGCCCCGACCCATAGGGAACGGCGCCATCAGCCTCGGACTCGTGACCGTTCCGATCACTCTCGAGCCCGCCACGGAGACGCAGGACGTCCACTTCCGGCAGGTGCACGTGGAGGACGGCGGCCGCGTCCGCTACCAGAAGCGGCGCGAGATCGACGGCCAGGTGCTCACCGAGGACGTGATCGGCAAGGCGTACGAGGTCACGAAGGACGAGCTGATCCCGATCACCGAGGACGACCTGTCCGGGATGCCGCCCCCCACCGCACGGGCCATCGAAGTCGTGGCGTTCATCGACGCCGGCAACGTCAGCTTCGGCACCGGCGACTATTGCCCGCGGCCAAAGGGCGAGGTCGCGAACAAGCCGTACACCCTCCTGCGTCAGGCCCTGAGCAGGACCGACAAGGTCGCCGTGGTGAAGTACGCGCTGCGCGGACGGGAGCGGCTGGGGCTGCTGCGGCCGGTCGGGGAGACGCAACGCTCCTAG
- a CDS encoding inositol monophosphatase family protein — protein sequence MSETLQTTDLSVSDAGLLAQTATAVRAAGSVLRERFGEVVRYQSRDELMRALAANDDAALDILRPRLTSLRPEAGWVEDELDGGALPPGEWWVVDPAEGNVNHLHALPEWAVTATLVRENQPVLTVVHLPLTGETYTALTGAGARLDGRPLHVSPTADLGLGIVATSQARPQENEKVVRRVGSSITAMLLDALVVRTSVPATLHLLNVAAGRIDAFWQFAGARADLLPGALLVTEAGGQVSDAEGRPWTPHSESFLAAAPGVHAGAVATLSR from the coding sequence ATGTCCGAAACTCTTCAGACCACTGACCTGTCCGTCTCGGACGCCGGCCTGCTGGCCCAGACCGCGACCGCCGTGCGCGCGGCCGGTTCGGTGCTGCGCGAGCGGTTCGGGGAGGTGGTCCGCTACCAGAGCCGCGACGAGCTGATGCGCGCGCTGGCCGCCAACGACGACGCGGCCCTCGACATCCTGCGCCCGCGCCTGACGAGCTTGCGCCCGGAGGCCGGCTGGGTGGAGGACGAGCTGGACGGCGGGGCGCTGCCGCCCGGCGAATGGTGGGTCGTGGATCCGGCCGAAGGCAACGTCAACCACTTGCACGCCCTGCCGGAGTGGGCGGTGACCGCCACCCTCGTGCGTGAGAACCAGCCGGTGCTCACCGTGGTTCACCTGCCGCTCACCGGTGAGACCTACACCGCGCTCACCGGCGCGGGCGCCCGTCTCGATGGCCGGCCGCTGCACGTCTCCCCGACCGCGGACCTCGGCCTGGGCATCGTGGCCACCAGCCAGGCCCGGCCGCAGGAGAACGAGAAGGTCGTGCGGCGCGTCGGCTCCTCGATCACCGCGATGCTCCTCGACGCGCTCGTCGTCCGCACCTCTGTTCCCGCGACCCTGCACCTGCTGAACGTGGCCGCCGGCCGGATCGACGCCTTCTGGCAGTTCGCCGGCGCCCGCGCGGACCTGCTGCCCGGAGCGCTGCTCGTCACCGAGGCCGGCGGACAGGTCTCCGACGCCGAGGGCCGCCCGTGGACCCCGCACAGCGAAAGCTTCCTGGCCGCCGCACCCGGCGTCCACGCCGGGGCCGTCGCCACGCTCTCACGCTGA
- a CDS encoding YqjF family protein, protein MRRADRYAVPQPVPAAAPQHSSGSVFRQRWTDLVFVHWETSPDTVAHLFPKGTRPDVLDGKTYVGLVFFGMRELRLARGPAVPYGGRFEEINVRLYSVDAAGRRGVVFLSLDCSRLLPVIAANSLFGLPYRWASARCDRFEDRILYTIRRKSRECPHSRLWAAIEGEERGPNPLENFLTARWGLHARTRGRTLYWPLHHEPWRFRDAALLLLEDQLVRAATGLTVDASAPASLLYSQGLSVRFGRPFRIS, encoded by the coding sequence GTGCGCCGGGCGGACCGATACGCGGTGCCGCAGCCAGTGCCGGCGGCCGCTCCACAACACTCTTCCGGAAGCGTCTTCCGCCAGCGATGGACCGATCTGGTGTTCGTGCACTGGGAGACATCGCCTGACACCGTCGCCCATCTGTTTCCCAAGGGAACGCGGCCGGACGTACTCGACGGGAAAACCTACGTCGGCCTCGTCTTCTTCGGCATGCGCGAACTCCGTCTGGCGCGAGGCCCCGCCGTGCCCTACGGAGGCCGGTTCGAGGAGATCAACGTACGCCTCTACAGCGTCGACGCAGCCGGTCGGCGCGGGGTGGTGTTCCTGAGCCTGGACTGCAGCCGGCTGCTTCCCGTCATCGCCGCGAACTCACTGTTCGGACTGCCCTACCGCTGGGCGTCCGCCCGCTGCGACCGCTTCGAAGACAGGATCCTCTACACCATTCGACGCAAAAGCCGGGAATGTCCCCACTCCCGGCTCTGGGCCGCGATCGAGGGCGAGGAGCGGGGCCCGAACCCGCTGGAGAATTTCCTGACCGCCAGATGGGGCCTCCACGCCCGGACCCGGGGCCGGACACTCTACTGGCCACTGCACCACGAGCCATGGCGCTTCAGAGACGCGGCGCTGCTCCTGCTCGAGGACCAACTCGTGCGGGCAGCCACCGGCCTGACCGTCGACGCGTCCGCACCAGCAAGCCTGCTGTACTCGCAGGGCCTGTCGGTACGCTTCGGCCGGCCGTTCCGGATCTCTTGA
- a CDS encoding sulfite exporter TauE/SafE family protein: MEWSMGLLGFAAGLLISVVTAPVGVSGAVFLLPVQVSVLGVPSPAVTPTNLLYNVVAGPGALLRYWRAGQLGGPLTRLLIAGTVPGVIVGAGIRVFAVPGPRVFRLLIAVLLLPLGLWLWLRTVRPAPPRAREKLLSPRATTSLALAVGVAGGIYGIGGGSLLGPILVGRGIPVATVAPAALASTFVTSIVGAATYALLSLAAAGEVAPDWLLGLSCGAGGLLGGYLGAHLQPHLPEKTLRLLLGTLATGIGALYAAQILR, translated from the coding sequence GTGGAGTGGTCGATGGGGCTGCTCGGGTTCGCCGCCGGGCTCCTGATATCCGTCGTCACGGCGCCCGTGGGCGTCTCCGGAGCGGTCTTCCTGCTGCCCGTCCAGGTCAGTGTGCTGGGCGTGCCGAGCCCGGCCGTGACACCCACGAACCTGCTCTACAACGTCGTGGCCGGCCCTGGTGCCCTCCTGCGCTACTGGAGAGCCGGACAGCTGGGCGGGCCGCTGACCCGGCTGCTGATCGCAGGCACCGTGCCCGGCGTCATCGTCGGTGCCGGAATTCGCGTGTTCGCCGTTCCCGGCCCGCGCGTCTTCCGCCTGCTCATCGCTGTCCTGCTCCTGCCGCTCGGGCTGTGGCTGTGGCTGCGGACCGTACGCCCGGCCCCGCCCCGGGCCAGGGAGAAGCTGCTGTCGCCCCGCGCGACGACGTCGCTGGCCCTGGCCGTCGGCGTGGCCGGCGGCATCTACGGAATCGGGGGCGGCTCGCTCCTCGGCCCGATCCTCGTCGGCCGCGGAATACCGGTCGCCACTGTCGCACCCGCAGCACTGGCCTCCACCTTCGTGACCTCCATCGTCGGCGCCGCCACGTACGCGCTGCTTTCCCTGGCCGCCGCCGGTGAGGTCGCCCCCGACTGGCTGCTGGGCCTGTCCTGCGGCGCCGGCGGACTCCTCGGCGGATACCTCGGCGCACACCTCCAGCCGCACCTGCCCGAGAAGACCCTCCGGCTCCTGCTCGGCACCCTCGCCACCGGTATCGGCGCCCTCTACGCAGCCCAGATCCTTCGCTGA
- a CDS encoding NADPH-dependent F420 reductase produces the protein MTTLAVLGNGRVGSSLAAALTRAGHEVSVADRAPGAAADAAWKAQVVINATPGAGSLERLAALREELRDKILVDVSNATVDGPDGLPAGLVYPGSSLAEQLQEALPRTRVVKTLNTMLFPVMTAPDTLTRAPDVFLSGDDAQAKQMVRELLTDLGWRKEWITDLGGIQTARATEAAILFVPHVIRSSGFAPFAISIAR, from the coding sequence ATGACCACCCTTGCAGTTCTCGGAAACGGCCGCGTCGGCAGCAGCCTGGCCGCAGCCCTCACCCGGGCCGGGCATGAGGTGAGCGTGGCGGACCGCGCGCCCGGCGCCGCTGCCGACGCCGCCTGGAAAGCCCAGGTCGTCATCAACGCCACCCCGGGCGCCGGCTCGCTGGAGCGGCTCGCAGCCCTGCGGGAGGAACTGCGCGACAAGATCCTCGTCGACGTCTCCAACGCCACCGTCGACGGACCCGACGGACTGCCCGCCGGCCTGGTCTACCCCGGCTCAAGCCTCGCCGAGCAACTCCAGGAGGCACTCCCCCGAACACGCGTCGTCAAGACACTCAACACCATGCTCTTCCCGGTGATGACCGCACCCGACACACTCACCCGGGCGCCCGATGTCTTCCTCTCCGGCGACGACGCGCAGGCCAAGCAGATGGTCCGCGAACTGCTCACCGACCTCGGCTGGCGCAAGGAATGGATCACCGACCTCGGCGGGATCCAGACCGCCCGCGCCACCGAAGCCGCGATACTGTTCGTACCGCACGTGATCCGGTCCAGCGGATTCGCCCCCTTCGCGATCTCGATCGCCCGCTGA
- a CDS encoding DUF6479 family protein — MDFSLFLHPSAERGLKQGQIHRFAPREAAVLVLIGVIVVAVLIGAFVLGSKVRDEETAPPDPALASSAPPDRPSAGRDVRVPKALRGAPHRLGQPAPAASARGQHRGIAGTPAGIAAVGPGASGRRQDPGDGARPPGVSPARAAV; from the coding sequence ATGGACTTTTCGTTGTTTTTGCATCCGTCTGCGGAGCGGGGGCTGAAGCAGGGGCAGATCCATCGCTTCGCACCACGGGAGGCCGCTGTGCTCGTTCTGATCGGAGTGATCGTCGTCGCCGTGCTGATCGGCGCCTTCGTCCTGGGGTCCAAGGTCCGCGACGAGGAGACTGCGCCGCCGGATCCCGCCCTCGCATCCTCTGCGCCCCCTGACCGACCGTCTGCCGGGCGAGATGTCCGCGTACCGAAGGCCCTTCGAGGTGCCCCGCACCGACTGGGCCAACCGGCTCCGGCCGCATCAGCTCGGGGCCAGCACAGAGGCATCGCCGGTACCCCCGCAGGAATAGCCGCGGTCGGGCCGGGGGCTTCCGGGCGACGGCAGGATCCGGGCGACGGAGCGCGGCCCCCCGGGGTGAGCCCGGCACGTGCGGCTGTGTGA